One genomic segment of Sminthopsis crassicaudata isolate SCR6 chromosome 2, ASM4859323v1, whole genome shotgun sequence includes these proteins:
- the LOC141559065 gene encoding interferon-induced protein with tetratricopeptide repeats 3-like isoform X1, producing MYLKAGLGGGGASPAAPPPAQSRGLPSRQPSPRPARSRPAPPADMSEAPEESLEAALQQLSCPFTWHLFKEESMFENLEEKIRNGLGFHFPQNKASGYNLLAYLKHLQGRDQEALSCLRQAEELTLQEHPGQAQVRNLVTWGSYAWLYYHLGRREESRAYLDKVAQTCRRLASPYRIDCPEMDCEEGWTRLKCGSPYAHRAKACFERALEKKPGSLELQVGLTMATCVQEEAARAWKFQSPDLLRQALALDPGNAYLKVVLALKLQKMKDEAAGEQLVEEALEGAPCPGVLRLAAKFYRKRGSVDKALDLFEKVLECQPPTSSLYHQIGCCYRILANQFLQQPKDAGTREKMLELRNLALEYMEKAVRESGCYPNMYSDLASMYAVLGQQEKAEAIFQKVLGMKHLTDGEKQQLHQRYGSFQEIFRGQEDIAIHHYLEGVKIQEKSVEYERMMSKLQELAAHQGDQKPSSLQGWRLLGFLAKQNEEELLAMEHYEKALGILLQHSTSGIGSLFPMPSPPEAERDTRDCEAKAADRDGGVSGLPFQGSPDGADFALLSEE from the exons ATGTATTTAAAGGCCGGGCTGGGAGGCGGAGGAGCATCCCCGGCAGCGCCGCCGCCCGCCCAGAGCCGAGGCCTCCCGTCCCGCCAGCCCAGCCCGCGCCCGGCCCGCTCCCGGCCCGCGCCGCCCGCAGACATGAG TGAGGCACCTGAAGAATCTCTGGAAGCCGCCCTGCAGCAGCTGAGCTGTCCCTTTACGTGGCATTTATTCAAGGAGGAGAGCATGTTCGAGAACCTAGAGGAGAAGATCAGGAATGGCCTTGGGTTTCACTTCCCACAGAACAAAGCGTCCGGCTACAACCTCCTGGCCTACCTAAAGCACCTGCAGGGGCGCGACCAGGAGGCCCTGAGCTGCCTCAGGCAAGCGGAGGAGCTGACCCTGCAGGAGCACCCAGGCCAGGCCCAAGTCAGGAACTTGGTCACTTGGGGCAGCTACGCCTGGCTCTACTACCACCTGGGCCGGCGGGAGGAGTCACGGGCCTACTTGGACAAGGTCGCACAGACGTGCAGGAGATTGGCCAGCCCGTACAGAATCGACTGTCCGGAGATGGACTGTGAGGAAGGCTGGACCAGGCTCAAGTGCGGCAGTCCCTACGCGCACCGCGCCAAGGCCTGTTTCGAGAGGGCCTTGGAGAAGAAGCCGGGCAGCCTGGAGCTTCAGGTGGGTCTGACTATGGCCACCTGTGTTCAGGAGGAGGCTGCCAGAGCCTGGAAGTTCCAGTCTCCTGACCTCCTGAGGCAGGCCCTCGCGCTGGATCCTGGCAACGCTTACCTCAAGGTGGTCCTGGCCTTGAAACTCCAGAAAATGAAGGACGAGGCTGCGGGAGAACAGTTAGTGGAAGAAGCCTTAGAAGGAGCCCCGTGTCCAGGTGTCCTGCGGCTGGCCGCCAAATTCTACCGGAAGCGCGGGTCTGTGGACAAAGCCCTGGACCTCTTTGAGAAGGTGTTGGAATGCCAGCCCCCCACCAGCTCGCTCTACCATCAGATCGGCTGCTGCTATCGGATCCTGGCCAACCAATTCCTGCAACAGCCGAAGGACGCCGGGACCCGAGAGAAGATGCTGGAGCTGAGGAACCTGGCCCTGGAGTACATGGAGAAAGCCGTGCGGGAGAGCGGCTGCTACCCCAACATGTACTCCGACCTCGCTTCCATGTATGCGGTGCTTGGCCAGCAGGAGAAGGCGGAAGCCATCTTCCAGAAGGTCCTGGGGATGAAGCATCTCACGGATGGGGAGAAACAGCAGCTCCACCAGCGTTATGGGAGCTTCCAGGAGATTTTCCGGGGCCAAGAGGACATTGCCATCCACCATTATTTGGAAGGTGTGAAGATACAAGAAAAATCCGTTGAATATGAGAGAATGATGTCCAAACTGCAAGAGTTGGCGGCTCACCAGGGAGACCAAAAGCCGTCCTCCTTGCAGGGCTGGCGGCTGCTGGGCTTCTTGGCCAAACAGAACGAAGAGGAGCTGCTGGCCATGGAGCATTACGAGAAGGCTCTGGGCATTCTGCTCCAGCACTCCACCTCAGGCATCGGAAGTCTCTTTCCCATGCCTTCCCCTCCGGAAGCAGAGAGAGACACGCGTGACTGTGAGGCTAAAGCTGCCGACAGAGATGGAGGGGTGTCCGGCCTCCCCTTCCAAGGCTCTCCCGACGGGGCTGACTTTGCTCTCCTTAGTGAGGAATGA
- the LOC141559065 gene encoding interferon-induced protein with tetratricopeptide repeats 3-like isoform X2, whose protein sequence is MGEPGCEAPEESLEAALQQLSCPFTWHLFKEESMFENLEEKIRNGLGFHFPQNKASGYNLLAYLKHLQGRDQEALSCLRQAEELTLQEHPGQAQVRNLVTWGSYAWLYYHLGRREESRAYLDKVAQTCRRLASPYRIDCPEMDCEEGWTRLKCGSPYAHRAKACFERALEKKPGSLELQVGLTMATCVQEEAARAWKFQSPDLLRQALALDPGNAYLKVVLALKLQKMKDEAAGEQLVEEALEGAPCPGVLRLAAKFYRKRGSVDKALDLFEKVLECQPPTSSLYHQIGCCYRILANQFLQQPKDAGTREKMLELRNLALEYMEKAVRESGCYPNMYSDLASMYAVLGQQEKAEAIFQKVLGMKHLTDGEKQQLHQRYGSFQEIFRGQEDIAIHHYLEGVKIQEKSVEYERMMSKLQELAAHQGDQKPSSLQGWRLLGFLAKQNEEELLAMEHYEKALGILLQHSTSGIGSLFPMPSPPEAERDTRDCEAKAADRDGGVSGLPFQGSPDGADFALLSEE, encoded by the coding sequence TGAGGCACCTGAAGAATCTCTGGAAGCCGCCCTGCAGCAGCTGAGCTGTCCCTTTACGTGGCATTTATTCAAGGAGGAGAGCATGTTCGAGAACCTAGAGGAGAAGATCAGGAATGGCCTTGGGTTTCACTTCCCACAGAACAAAGCGTCCGGCTACAACCTCCTGGCCTACCTAAAGCACCTGCAGGGGCGCGACCAGGAGGCCCTGAGCTGCCTCAGGCAAGCGGAGGAGCTGACCCTGCAGGAGCACCCAGGCCAGGCCCAAGTCAGGAACTTGGTCACTTGGGGCAGCTACGCCTGGCTCTACTACCACCTGGGCCGGCGGGAGGAGTCACGGGCCTACTTGGACAAGGTCGCACAGACGTGCAGGAGATTGGCCAGCCCGTACAGAATCGACTGTCCGGAGATGGACTGTGAGGAAGGCTGGACCAGGCTCAAGTGCGGCAGTCCCTACGCGCACCGCGCCAAGGCCTGTTTCGAGAGGGCCTTGGAGAAGAAGCCGGGCAGCCTGGAGCTTCAGGTGGGTCTGACTATGGCCACCTGTGTTCAGGAGGAGGCTGCCAGAGCCTGGAAGTTCCAGTCTCCTGACCTCCTGAGGCAGGCCCTCGCGCTGGATCCTGGCAACGCTTACCTCAAGGTGGTCCTGGCCTTGAAACTCCAGAAAATGAAGGACGAGGCTGCGGGAGAACAGTTAGTGGAAGAAGCCTTAGAAGGAGCCCCGTGTCCAGGTGTCCTGCGGCTGGCCGCCAAATTCTACCGGAAGCGCGGGTCTGTGGACAAAGCCCTGGACCTCTTTGAGAAGGTGTTGGAATGCCAGCCCCCCACCAGCTCGCTCTACCATCAGATCGGCTGCTGCTATCGGATCCTGGCCAACCAATTCCTGCAACAGCCGAAGGACGCCGGGACCCGAGAGAAGATGCTGGAGCTGAGGAACCTGGCCCTGGAGTACATGGAGAAAGCCGTGCGGGAGAGCGGCTGCTACCCCAACATGTACTCCGACCTCGCTTCCATGTATGCGGTGCTTGGCCAGCAGGAGAAGGCGGAAGCCATCTTCCAGAAGGTCCTGGGGATGAAGCATCTCACGGATGGGGAGAAACAGCAGCTCCACCAGCGTTATGGGAGCTTCCAGGAGATTTTCCGGGGCCAAGAGGACATTGCCATCCACCATTATTTGGAAGGTGTGAAGATACAAGAAAAATCCGTTGAATATGAGAGAATGATGTCCAAACTGCAAGAGTTGGCGGCTCACCAGGGAGACCAAAAGCCGTCCTCCTTGCAGGGCTGGCGGCTGCTGGGCTTCTTGGCCAAACAGAACGAAGAGGAGCTGCTGGCCATGGAGCATTACGAGAAGGCTCTGGGCATTCTGCTCCAGCACTCCACCTCAGGCATCGGAAGTCTCTTTCCCATGCCTTCCCCTCCGGAAGCAGAGAGAGACACGCGTGACTGTGAGGCTAAAGCTGCCGACAGAGATGGAGGGGTGTCCGGCCTCCCCTTCCAAGGCTCTCCCGACGGGGCTGACTTTGCTCTCCTTAGTGAGGAATGA